Proteins encoded in a region of the Myxococcales bacterium genome:
- a CDS encoding HAMP domain-containing histidine kinase, whose product MKQRRHRRWGGGEESHRDRDFRPSRRPGWKGMLKRKKRNLTPEERRYRAARRRANRKIGWLIHLVAYGSVLTLILVSSRSVRATVIVALAWGIGLSIHYVAAILAPMLRGRWIAEEMDRHAERGADRLHAAENANARSLEDLSASIAHEIRNPVTAAKSLVQQMGEDPGSSENVQFARIALEELDRVERSISHLLKYARDEEFRFERMSLPEIIQSVVASVQDRIDAIGIGVDVEVSAPCTMRGDIEKLRRVLVNLVGNAIDALEDAATPTPCIVIMAGENLAATEVWFRIRDNGPGMSDEVRKRIFDPFYSTKADGTGLGLALSKKVVESHGGSMQVHAAPDSGTEFLLTFPKTHEAREPQV is encoded by the coding sequence ATGAAGCAGCGAAGGCATCGGCGCTGGGGAGGCGGTGAAGAGTCACACCGAGATCGCGACTTCAGACCTTCGCGTCGGCCCGGTTGGAAGGGGATGCTCAAGCGAAAGAAGCGCAATCTGACGCCTGAGGAGCGCCGCTATCGGGCGGCGCGCCGCCGGGCAAATCGGAAGATCGGTTGGCTCATCCACCTCGTTGCCTACGGCTCGGTCCTCACGCTGATTCTCGTGAGTTCCCGCAGCGTGCGTGCGACCGTGATCGTCGCCCTGGCCTGGGGGATCGGCCTGTCGATTCACTACGTGGCGGCCATTCTGGCGCCCATGCTTCGCGGCCGCTGGATTGCCGAAGAAATGGATCGTCACGCCGAACGGGGAGCCGACCGTCTGCACGCAGCAGAGAACGCCAACGCCCGCTCCCTCGAAGATCTATCGGCATCCATCGCTCACGAGATCCGCAACCCGGTGACCGCCGCCAAGAGTCTCGTTCAGCAGATGGGAGAGGATCCTGGCTCGAGTGAGAATGTTCAATTTGCCCGGATCGCTCTGGAAGAACTCGACCGGGTCGAACGCTCGATCTCGCATCTGCTCAAATACGCTCGCGACGAAGAGTTTCGTTTCGAGCGGATGTCGCTTCCTGAAATCATCCAATCTGTGGTCGCGTCGGTACAAGATCGGATCGATGCGATCGGTATTGGCGTCGACGTGGAGGTGTCAGCGCCTTGCACGATGCGCGGAGATATCGAAAAACTTCGCCGGGTGCTGGTGAACCTGGTCGGCAACGCGATCGATGCGCTCGAAGATGCGGCGACTCCGACACCGTGTATTGTCATCATGGCTGGAGAGAACCTAGCAGCCACCGAAGTCTGGTTCCGGATCCGGGACAATGGCCCGGGGATGAGTGACGAGGTGCGAAAGAGAATCTTCGACCCGTTCTACAGCACCAAGGCGGACGGGACCGGCCTGGGTCTCGCACTCTCGAAGAAGGTGGTGGAATCCCATGGCGGCAGCATGCAGGTCCATGCGGCCCCGGACTCGGGAACGGAGTTTCTTCTGACCTTCCCAAAGACGCACGAAGCCCGGGAGCCACAAGTATGA